A DNA window from Phyllostomus discolor isolate MPI-MPIP mPhyDis1 chromosome X, mPhyDis1.pri.v3, whole genome shotgun sequence contains the following coding sequences:
- the LOC114505607 gene encoding melanoma-associated antigen B10-like, with translation MPRGRKCQARAREKRRQARQEPQNLVSAQTTTRSNEGANYQVEQRSRSSQALSTMEFLHRSRLKEKVILLVYYLLYKYQIKEPITKGEMVRNVIQIYRNHFLEILKRASDHMEMVFGLNMKELDPYRHVYILVNKLEPCCDTVLNDDGGVPKTGLLMTILGVIYMNHNCATEEQVWETLNVMGLYQGRSHFLFGEPKKLITEDLVKEDYLVYCQVPHSHPPHHEFMWGPRAHIETTKMKVLEFLAKVHGTDPTTFPLLYEEALKDEEERAQARAAVRACRAAMARECSRAKEAAPPTPNQV, from the coding sequence ATGCCTCGGGGTCGGAAGTGTCAAGCCCGTGCCCGTGAAAAACGCCGCCAGGCCCGACAAGAGCCCCAGAATCTAGTAAGTGCTCAAACAACAACAAGATCGAATGAGGGTGCCAACTACCAGGTGGAACAAAGGTCAAGATCCTCCCAGGCCTTGTCCACCATGGAGTTCCTCCACAGAAGCCGTCTAAAAGAGAAGGTGATTCTCTTAGTGTATTATCTGCTGTATAAGTATCAAATCAAAGAGCCCATCACAAAGGGAGAGATGGTGAGAAATGTAATCCAAATATACAGAAATCATTTCCTTGAGATCCTCAAGAGAGCCTCTGATCACATGGAGATGGTCTTTGGCCTCAACATGAAAGAACTGGATCCCTACCGGCATGTATATATCCTTGTCAACAAACTGGAACCATGCTGTGACACAGTGCTGAATGATGATGGAGGTGTGCCCAAGACTGGTCTGCTGATGACTATACTGGGTGTGATCTACATGAATCACAATTGTGCCACTGAGGAGCAAGTCTGGGAAACATTGAATGTGATGGGGCTATATCAGGGGAGGAGTCACTTCCTTTTTGGGGAGCCCAAGAAGCTCATCACAGAAGATTTGGTGAAAGAAGATTACCTGGTGTATTGCCAAGTGCCCCACAGTCATCCTCCACACCATGAGTTCATGTGGGGTCCAAGAGCCCACATTGAAACTACCAAGATGAAAGTTCTGGAGTTTTTGGCCAAGGTCCATGGTACTGACCCCACTACCTTCCCATTGCTTTATGAAGAGGCTTTGAAAGATGAGGAAGAGAGAGCCCAAGCCCGAGCTGCAGTCAGGGCTTGTCGTGCTGCCATGGCCAGGGAATGCTCCAGA